Part of the Haliotis asinina isolate JCU_RB_2024 chromosome 8, JCU_Hal_asi_v2, whole genome shotgun sequence genome is shown below.
cccgccgtgatattgctggaatattgctaaaaacggcgtaaaaccaaactcactcactcactcactcaaaaaaatTTGCATTGTACTTAATCACTGATCATTGCAATGATAATCTCCAGTGTATACCTTATGGTTCCACTCTAGTGGAGATTAACTGGAACATATGCCTggagattatcaaggatgtgGTCACACAAGCTGACACTTGCATGCTTTCATCTCAATCATGATTCAAGTCACAATGCAAACACATCTCTTCAAGAGGAATAGAAAAACAGTCTATCTGGTCTTTATTCACTATCAATCACAGGATACTGATTTTCCACGGGTGGAACAGATAGCTTGCTGGGTGTATTACCTGAGAAAGCATGGGGGCCTCTATATTCCTCATCATTAGGATCAGCTGAACTTCCCTTCTTTGCATACTCCCAGTCAAAGTTCCTATTGAGATCAACACCAGTACTTGTTCCCCGCCAACAGTAATTATGGGAGCGTTCCACATACACACGTCCATCTGGGTTAGCCATTACTATGATGTGCAAGTCAGTACTAGACAGTATATGTCTGGAATAAAGTTCCTCATAACTACCAGGTACTGACCCAAGTCCACCAGTGAGATTCCGTAAAAGATGGAACATGCTTTCAACTGGGAAGAATTCTCGAGCATGTTCCCCATatgataacaatattttcacCTTACTTCCACCCATTTGGTTGGAATCTGTATTCAGTGTGAAGTTGGTGATGTGGAGAAGCATCTGGGGTTGGCCCAACCTTGAGCTGTACTTCCAATCAATCTTCATGAAATTGGGGTAGAGGAAGAGCAGCTGTTGAACATCTTTTTGTATAGAAGTCAAGTTATGATATATGTTGTAGTCAGGAATGTAGATTTCCTTCTGTGGCTTCACATCCACTGTATCTCCTGTGTTCCATTCACAGAGGAATGTAATGGCCCCAATCAAAATCAAACCACACACATTTGGAGGACTGGTGGCACATGCCTTTCTTGTCTGAGATTCTTTATTGTGAAAAGGAGCCATGATGGTTTCATCCTCTGAAAAACATTAAGTCTGCCATGTTAATATATAGTAACTGTCTGAAGTTTTACATCTAGTAACAGTCTCAAGTTACTCCTAATTAACATGATAAATACAACTTCTGtaaaacaatacatgtaaatgaaagACATATGCTAATATTCTGTTTGTGATTTGGAAGTCTTGATGCAAAGGTACCTTGCCAGAATGGCACAAAAAGTGTGTGGCTACAAATGGTTCCAAATAGACATTATTCACCACACCATCTACATACCATCAGCAACATAATAGTCTATAATGGCAGTCAAAAATGTTTTGCTCCTTTTTGTGCtgaacatgcaacataaaagtttgaaatttaaCTAATATTGAATGTACATTACATAGTCAATGTCAATCTGAAAGATGTCTCTTTTATCAATAAATACAGCAGTTTATCGAGATGCAGTACAATGGTCAGATATACCTGCCTTTGCCTAACACAAAACCAGTGTGCACAGAACAGGCTGCAGGAATTGTAACTGATCAATGCTGATAAATCAGATTCCATATTGTGTGTACAGATCCGGTTTAGCCATACATCTGAAATAATTGTCAAAGAGAAAAGATCTCTTGAATTTAACTCCAGAATAAGACCTAAGTCCTattattgtgattattgtgattattgtttgattatatttaatatttcaaaaaaTCTAAATAATATAACTGCATACAATTactattttgttttgacacaaCATCGTTTCAGCTACAAGTTAGTTTTGAGTAGAGATCTATATCCACACCTTGACATGGATAACCTCAGTGGAAAAAAGCAGCAAGCAGAGCATGTTGAAGCAAAAAAGCATTATGACGTGGATTAAAAAGGCCGTTTTAATTTTTCACACAGAGGTAACTGCACCGCTCCGGACACAATTTCAATAAGCAACTTGCTTGATTACCTGGGGCGTATAAGACATTCAGAGATGCACATCAATATATCATCAAATAATGCTCTTTCATCAACAGAAAGACTTACCCAAATGTCTCATTTGCAGGTTTGTTGACAACTCACTCACCGGAAGCATAATGCATCAGCAAAGTTGTAATACATTGTTTCGTATTCTGATTCTATCTTCGTCAGACGCACGGTGTTTCATACTTACGCTATTTAAGCATGTCGTTGTGttattttacattttcaaagctATTTTTTATTgtcaatttttaaaatatacaatgtgtgttACATTTAATGACTCCATACgaaaatgaaacaatacaacTTTACCAACATGGCTGCGCCCATGCCACTCATCTGGGGGTATTCAAGACGAGTGTAATTAAATGCCTGTATTGCATTTACTAATTTAGGGTTTGAGTCAGTTGACTGATCATCAGGGAAGAGACACGTGTTTACTAGCAACCGTCCCTTTTCAACCCTTACAACTACGGTTGGAATTGAGCCACACAGCTCACCATGTCTCAGTGAATAATCGAGTTGTCACTGGTTGTAGCTATATACTGACTGCAATTTGTTTGATTCGAGCGTAGTTTGGAATAGTACTTGCAAAAAAGCCAACAGGAGATGGGGGTTAAGTAGTAGTGGAAACAACCTGAGATGGTGCTTTGATAGTTCACAGTCTGGTTAATTGGTTGAAAGAATTGCGGCGGCAAATTTTGATGACTGCCAAATGTTTCCTTTTCGTGAAGTCCCGATAACTGGTGGATAGGATTTCAACTTGGTCTTAATGGATTGGGTTAGTAggactttttttttttaatctgcAATGGCTGATTTGCTCTCTCAGTGTCTGCCTTGGCATCATTTGATTATgtgatatttctttttcaattaCGTGCTGTTGTTAATGTTAGTCTGCTGTTTGTCATAACATAGAACGcattatccataaagttgtttTCTTCATAAAATTTCAGTTATATCCAATTtgtgccactcaaagaagttatccAGTTCAAACATTTTCAGTTGCTCAACTGTTTGTTCATGTTTGATGGACAATGGTGGGTgtggctctctctctctctctctctcacacacacacacacacacacacacacacacacacac
Proteins encoded:
- the LOC137294016 gene encoding carboxypeptidase A4-like: MRHLEDETIMAPFHNKESQTRKACATSPPNVCGLILIGAITFLCEWNTGDTVDVKPQKEIYIPDYNIYHNLTSIQKDVQQLLFLYPNFMKIDWKYSSRLGQPQMLLHITNFTLNTDSNQMGGSKVKILLSYGEHAREFFPVESMFHLLRNLTGGLGSVPGSYEELYSRHILSSTDLHIIVMANPDGRVYVERSHNYCWRGTSTGVDLNRNFDWEYAKKGSSADPNDEEYRGPHAFSEPECSVYKHLTQEMHFDLYISFHSGIRQIYLPFADTHSSTINRQPANIQGIKELAARLASSTRHRYEYGKAMDLTFYTADGTSFDYMAGHRKIPFSLAIELWGSDTHVGASCFDQFNPRSEDLMHETAEVHPLYVSLFDYMIYWKQQRSNRPRGALITKHFQPLQEPIPSHTLSYLLMATVVIVILILAFQGRLLFCQRWQHRRRIISLKTLSSTLSLWGFVKSI